Proteins encoded by one window of Salicibibacter halophilus:
- the rpe gene encoding ribulose-phosphate 3-epimerase → MVKIAPSILAADFASLKEEIVSVEEAGADMIHVDVMDGHFVPNITIGPMIVEASRRSTALPLDVHLMIEQPEHYIPAFVQAGAEIVTVHAEACPHLHRTVHLIKEQGAKAGVAINPHTPVDVLRHVLEDIDLVLLMTVNPGFGGQSFIRGVLQKITDVKTMAKEMNENIWIEVDGGVDGETAPMCIQAGANLLVAGSYVFKQEDRGEAFRKLRGDL, encoded by the coding sequence ATGGTGAAAATTGCCCCGTCTATTTTGGCAGCTGATTTTGCATCATTAAAAGAAGAAATCGTTTCAGTGGAGGAAGCGGGCGCAGATATGATTCACGTCGACGTGATGGACGGTCATTTTGTGCCCAACATTACGATCGGCCCTATGATCGTCGAAGCATCCCGGCGATCCACCGCGTTACCGTTGGATGTGCATTTGATGATCGAACAGCCGGAACATTATATACCCGCGTTCGTTCAGGCCGGGGCTGAGATCGTTACTGTTCACGCGGAAGCCTGCCCCCACCTGCATCGAACCGTCCATTTGATCAAGGAGCAGGGAGCAAAAGCGGGGGTCGCCATCAACCCTCATACGCCTGTTGACGTGCTCCGGCATGTTTTGGAAGACATTGACCTTGTGTTGTTAATGACCGTAAACCCCGGTTTTGGCGGCCAATCATTTATCCGAGGCGTGTTGCAAAAAATCACTGACGTCAAAACGATGGCAAAAGAAATGAATGAAAACATTTGGATCGAAGTGGACGGCGGGGTTGATGGGGAAACGGCCCCAATGTGCATCCAAGCGGGCGCAAACCTCCTCGTTGCCGGCTCCTACGTGTTCAAACAGGAGGATCGAGGCGAGGCGTTTCGAAAGCTGCGGGGGGACTTGTAG
- the spoVM gene encoding stage V sporulation protein SpoVM, producing MKFYTIKLPKFVGGFVRAVLGSFKKG from the coding sequence ATGAAATTTTATACCATTAAGCTGCCGAAATTTGTGGGAGGGTTCGTACGCGCTGTACTAGGCTCGTTTAAAAAAGGATAA
- a CDS encoding DAK2 domain-containing protein, with product MFAEGAHVLDQHSERVDALNVFPVPDGDTGTNMSLTINSGVKEMKQGEDMRTSAVAKRFSKGLLMGARGNSGVILSQLFRGFAKGIEKKDEIDGHALASALENGVDTAYRAVMKPVEGTILSVAKDAAKAARKEARKHNDADAVLEKALDELRRSLERTPDLLPVLKEVGVVDSGGQGLLHICEGMLAGLRGESTADHVKDAKEQSSMENLVEAEHHHIQGDIAPEDIEFGYCTEVMIRFDDEKTKENPFDEDEFRTTLSEHGDSLLVVSDEDLVKIHIHVEYPGAVMDEAQKYGELINVKIDNMREQQAELSSDMHKEATETGGQAEKKSTYAVIAVTMGSGVQELFESLGVDEVVEGGQTMNPSTEQIIDAINKTNAEHVFLIPNNGNIVMTAEQAADVFEDLDVRVIPTKSVPQGLGAMFAFNEEEDVAANEEAMKEGISTVKSAQVTTSIRDTTIEGIEIKENDFMGIVEGKIVSAGETLEETLKKMADALIDDEIEMLTIIAGEDAEEACTEALASHVEAHYEDVETEIHDGKQPIYHYILSAE from the coding sequence ATGTTTGCGGAAGGAGCGCACGTCCTTGACCAACATTCGGAGCGTGTCGATGCTTTAAACGTTTTTCCGGTGCCGGATGGGGACACGGGAACCAACATGAGTTTAACGATCAACTCCGGCGTTAAAGAAATGAAACAAGGGGAGGATATGCGCACGTCAGCGGTGGCCAAGCGATTTTCCAAAGGCTTGTTGATGGGCGCGCGGGGAAACTCGGGTGTCATCCTTTCCCAATTGTTCCGTGGATTTGCAAAAGGCATTGAAAAAAAAGACGAAATTGATGGCCATGCGTTGGCGTCTGCTTTGGAGAATGGGGTGGACACCGCTTATCGTGCCGTTATGAAACCGGTGGAAGGAACCATCCTTTCGGTGGCCAAAGACGCGGCAAAAGCAGCGCGTAAAGAAGCACGCAAGCATAATGATGCCGACGCCGTGCTTGAAAAAGCCCTTGACGAACTTAGACGTTCTTTGGAACGGACGCCTGATTTATTGCCCGTTTTAAAAGAAGTAGGGGTCGTAGATTCGGGAGGCCAGGGTCTGTTGCATATTTGTGAAGGGATGCTGGCTGGCTTGAGAGGCGAATCTACTGCTGATCATGTAAAAGATGCTAAAGAGCAATCTTCCATGGAGAATCTCGTGGAAGCCGAGCATCATCATATCCAGGGAGATATAGCGCCGGAAGACATTGAGTTTGGCTATTGCACGGAAGTCATGATCCGCTTTGATGATGAGAAAACGAAGGAAAATCCGTTCGACGAAGACGAATTTCGCACAACTTTGAGCGAACACGGGGATTCATTGCTCGTCGTAAGCGATGAAGATTTGGTCAAGATACATATTCACGTGGAATACCCGGGCGCGGTCATGGATGAAGCACAGAAATATGGCGAACTGATCAACGTTAAAATCGATAATATGCGGGAACAACAGGCGGAGTTATCTTCCGACATGCATAAAGAAGCTACGGAAACCGGAGGACAGGCGGAAAAGAAATCAACATACGCGGTGATCGCCGTTACAATGGGCTCCGGTGTTCAAGAATTATTTGAAAGCCTGGGCGTCGATGAGGTTGTGGAAGGCGGGCAAACGATGAACCCGAGTACAGAACAAATCATCGATGCCATTAACAAAACAAATGCCGAGCATGTTTTTCTTATCCCGAACAACGGCAATATCGTCATGACGGCCGAACAGGCGGCGGATGTATTTGAAGATTTGGATGTGCGCGTCATTCCGACAAAATCTGTTCCGCAAGGGCTGGGCGCCATGTTTGCATTTAATGAAGAAGAAGACGTTGCGGCAAATGAAGAAGCGATGAAAGAAGGCATTTCAACGGTAAAAAGCGCCCAAGTCACAACATCGATTCGCGACACCACCATTGAGGGCATCGAAATTAAGGAAAACGATTTCATGGGCATTGTGGAAGGAAAAATCGTCAGTGCCGGCGAAACGTTGGAGGAAACGTTAAAAAAGATGGCTGACGCTTTGATCGATGATGAGATCGAAATGCTTACGATTATCGCCGGTGAAGATGCGGAGGAGGCATGCACGGAGGCGCTTGCTTCCCACGTGGAAGCGCATTACGAAGACGTGGAAACGGAAATTCATGATGGAAAACAGCCGATCTATCACTACATTCTGTCGGCTGAGTAG
- the rpmB gene encoding 50S ribosomal protein L28, protein MSRKCVVTGRGPSSGNKRSHANNSTKRRWGANVQKVRILVNGKPKKAYVSTKALKAGKVTRV, encoded by the coding sequence ATGTCCAGAAAATGCGTCGTTACCGGACGAGGTCCATCATCCGGGAACAAACGTTCACACGCGAATAACTCAACGAAACGCCGTTGGGGCGCGAACGTACAAAAAGTACGGATTTTGGTCAACGGAAAACCCAAAAAGGCCTACGTATCGACCAAAGCTTTGAAAGCCGGCAAAGTCACGCGCGTTTAA
- a CDS encoding Asp23/Gls24 family envelope stress response protein produces the protein MALEMNSQLGSIDISKEVVATVAGGAATDVYGIVGMASQKQIKDGLSELLKRDNFSRGVVIREFEDDLHIDMYIIVSYGTKISEVAYNVQTKVKYQLEQMLGLTVESVNIFVQGVRVSNP, from the coding sequence ATGGCCCTTGAAATGAACTCTCAATTGGGATCCATCGATATATCAAAAGAAGTGGTTGCCACTGTCGCCGGTGGTGCCGCCACAGACGTTTATGGAATTGTAGGAATGGCTTCTCAGAAACAAATCAAGGACGGATTATCCGAGTTGTTAAAAAGGGATAATTTTTCACGCGGCGTCGTCATCCGCGAATTTGAGGACGACCTTCACATCGATATGTACATTATCGTCAGCTATGGGACGAAAATATCGGAAGTCGCTTATAATGTGCAAACGAAAGTGAAGTATCAGCTTGAACAAATGCTCGGATTAACGGTCGAATCGGTAAATATTTTTGTGCAGGGTGTGCGAGTAAGCAACCCGTAG
- a CDS encoding DegV family protein, with amino-acid sequence MARVKVVTDSTADIPKELLEELDITVVPLNVNFGEDETYTDRETLSPSGFYEKLQKSETMPTTSQPSPYDFETVYRDLEEEDTVIFSIHLSSQLSGTYQAATLGAEEVDTEVEVVDSKRASYAFGIIVTDIARLAKNGADRDECRNRLEHLLQHTTVFFMVDTLEYLEKNGRIGKASALLGSLLKMKPILSLSEEGEVYPYEKVRGRKKAMARIVAELENIYGDQPIQLGMFHAIAADSSETMAADIREKLNVASEVTAEIGAVIGAHVGPGTIAVTITPAQENV; translated from the coding sequence ATGGCACGTGTGAAAGTGGTGACAGACAGCACCGCGGATATTCCAAAGGAGTTATTGGAAGAACTGGACATTACGGTCGTTCCGCTGAATGTTAATTTTGGGGAAGATGAAACGTACACGGACAGGGAAACGTTAAGCCCGTCGGGTTTTTATGAGAAACTGCAAAAAAGTGAAACCATGCCCACAACCTCCCAGCCTTCGCCTTATGATTTTGAGACCGTCTACCGCGACTTGGAGGAAGAAGATACCGTTATTTTTTCCATACACTTATCGTCTCAATTGAGCGGGACCTATCAAGCGGCAACACTCGGGGCGGAAGAAGTGGACACAGAAGTTGAAGTCGTTGACTCGAAGCGGGCGAGCTACGCGTTCGGCATCATCGTTACAGATATTGCACGCCTTGCAAAAAATGGCGCCGACAGGGATGAATGCCGAAACCGGCTGGAGCACTTGTTGCAACATACGACGGTTTTCTTCATGGTGGATACCCTGGAATATTTGGAAAAAAACGGCCGGATCGGAAAAGCTTCGGCGCTGCTCGGTTCCCTGTTGAAGATGAAACCGATTCTTTCTTTGAGCGAGGAAGGGGAAGTTTATCCATACGAAAAAGTGCGGGGTCGAAAAAAAGCCATGGCGAGGATCGTTGCAGAACTGGAAAACATCTATGGCGATCAACCCATCCAGTTGGGAATGTTCCACGCGATTGCTGCTGATTCGTCTGAAACGATGGCGGCAGATATAAGGGAAAAGCTGAATGTTGCCTCTGAGGTGACAGCGGAAATTGGCGCCGTCATCGGAGCCCACGTTGGACCTGGAACGATCGCGGTGACGATAACTCCGGCACAAGAAAACGTGTAA